GATTAGGCCAATATTTCTGTGtgattttccttcagaaatTGGTTTTTTGACCATGTCACGTTTATCTGAAGTGTAATGTTCTCCTCGTcccattttaaaaattttttttgaggtatgcttaaaaaataatgttggaaATAGTAATACAAATGTCAAGTTTTATAACCATGTGCTTTTCACCAAAACAAACCGCCGACAAGTattgaatatttgaaaaaatcgacagtgctgctatttttgttttcgcctcattttagaccttgctgcccaaaaaaaattataaaaaataaagggatggacaattcaaattttttttttcattttttgatgGGAAAAATTTctagcattatgcgaaaaaACTGTATTTCGTACCTTCGGTACCGcaaccttaatttatttgatcgaGAATAAAATACGTAGTGAtgctgctattatttttttcgcaactgtatGTGTGTAAATTGTAATAGAAGAAAGTTGTTTAGCTCGTCACGTTTCAAACTCACATCCACATCGTTGTCATAGACATAATCGTTTTTGTAgaaattcattattttttaatcatttCATGTCCCTGTCCTCTGGTATTCCCTTCCAAAAACCATAACATCCCATGAGCAATGGAGCAGTGTTGATTTGGGCGGCAATTTGCTGTCGCTTGACTCAGTTTACACGATAAAGGAGTACGCAGTTTAAAGCAAATATACAACTATGCACTTATAAATATGGCAGCGTAAAcagtgaaataaatattaaataacacTAATTTGTTGAGGTGTAGCGTAAAAATAGCAAATGGGAGCAGCGGAAACAAAAGCTCCCCCATCAGatgaacaaaacaaaacgaaggCAATGGCACTGCTCTAAGTAACGCCGAAgtcaattgaatttaatgcCAGACATGACAAGTTAAATGAACTTAACTAAAAACACGCCCCAACTTTCGGGTTCTTTCGCTGGGTTTCTTGTTTCAAGCGCTTTTAAACCTGCCCAATATAATATACCCTATGCAGAGCAGAGCAGTATCAGAATCGGAGAAAACGTGACCGCAATGCGTTGATgcaattaaagcaaattaCACAGAGAACAAAGCCGAAATCATTCAATTTACATCAAGTGCGATAAAGAAGCGCTTCGTAAATGGATGACAAATGATGGGAAACAGAGCCATGCTTTGTGTGTCTTTGAGGTTAAGGTTTATTGAGCTGTGGGGATCTGTTAAGAGCCAGTCTCGTTCGCTGAAAGAGCTCTTTATCATCGGGGGATTAAAgaataatttgattttctgttTAACTCTCCTAATGAGCGTTTGTGGATACAGCTTGAATCTGGTGCGACAACAATCTATTCGCAGAtacacgcgcacacacatggctagtaaatatttaatcggCAAATTTGGCGCTATAAGCACCAGTCATAGCAAAAAAGATCAGAACTTTGTATAAGGGAGACCAGAAAGAACAAGCCCAAATGCAAAAACGGGTTTTACTTACTTAACCCAAGATTTTTCGTAGTCTTCACAAGTCTGCttgttttttgccttttgctgaGCAAAAGCGGAATGAATAAGTATAAAATAGGTGAAACAAAACTTGGCGAATCCGCAGCACTATTCCACATTGTCAGCACGTTTTCCTGTTCATCATATACTCGTACTTCGTACTTTTTGTTCTCCCTGCcgttccattccattccagcTCGTGGAGTTCGTTCTAAAAGCGTATTTGCATACACACAACTATTGATAGACCCACTACACAGCATACAATGTCGTTTTGTGCTTAGCCCACAAATTCTAGACAAACAATGCGAGCTGAAAATTGCACGTTTGCATGTAAAATATACGAGGAGCAGCAGATGAAATCCATCGCTGAAATGTGGGGACTCCTCCTCCGTCTTCTGCTCCGCTTGCAATCCACTCGTGCGTTTCATAGCGGGACACTTGCCGAATGTGGGTCAAAGTTGAACAAAATCAGAGCTGAAAGCTTACTCCAGTACTTCCGAgcacgcccacatttttgtgCACTCAAAGGAGTATCGAGTCGAGTACTGAGTGCAAAACACTTGCCGCCTATTTTAGTGCTTTAAAAACAATGCACTTAAAAAACAAAGGCCTATAAAGAGGATATTTGTGCCATTTGCATGTAGCATCTGAATTAGTCGTTTAAAATGATACCTTGAgtgtataataaaattgatCACTCGATACTTGCTCAGCCAACAGTTCCTATGATAGGTTTATGATATCATCTAAAATTATCATCACGAAACTTTATAGCAAACTTATTGCCGCGCTGTGTCCGATTTAAGTAAACCTATTAAACCGCTTTATTCCTTGGCATGTCCTAAGATTGCACTTCCCTAAAAGATtgtgtaatatatgtatatatattatgtgtGATATACATTTcctgtttttcattttaagaTTGCTCTGCGAAGGGTTTTATCACCGGGCAGTGGCGTAGGCGAAAGGGGTGGTGCAGTGccatatggtatatggtaCATATATGGTTTTCATGTGAGGATCGGCCGAAAGGCAGTCAGCTGGAAAGCGAGGTAAGCGCCACTGCACCACCTGCTGCGTCCGAAAGTGAcaaaacgaaatcgaaattccctcggttttctattttttttaatggtaAGAGGGAAGCTTCGTGCAAAgctgcacagaaagaaaaacgTCCACTGAACGAACGACTGGAAATATTGTTCTCAGCATTCCGAGAACGtgcattatttaataatataagtGTATTTAGTGACCAGGGGTGGCATTTGCAGCGGAAATAATGTGGGCAACCAGGGGCAGATGTTCTGTAATAATTCTAGCTATTCACTTAGTGCAATGACAGTGTTTTTCGTGTGGTGTCGATTATGCAGCCAGAAAATGGGTTTCCTATCCATAAATGTCACTGTACTCCCCGCTTATCGCTAAGGCTTGAGTAAACAGTCGGAACAAACGTAGCATGTCGGTTTATGCAATAGTTTGTGAATTGTACAATAGTTGTGCAGTAGCAAAGTTTCTTCTTGCCTTATACTAGCAGTCACCCGggcaaacatttaattaattaacaaatgcGACCTTGACtggaatttcaattaagtAAGTAAGCATAGTTGTCAGGGTGATGTGGTTAACTATCAATTGCGGGTAACTAACCTTTTGGCGATTTCCGATTCGTTCCGATCCGATTCGCTTCGATTCGAAAAAACCGATCCGCAAAGCTGGCTTAGTGGtttttttgtctttgcctTTTTGGCGATGTGCGTTCAAAAAGGTGGAccaaaaagttaaaagttaaatagAATGACTAATgctgcacgcacacactcgtACTGTGTTTgttgtcacacacacacacacattaactTTGCACTCTTCCTCCCTTTTGCTCGCTCGCATTCAAGGTGGTTAACGAGAGGTgagccaacaaaaacaacaacagtagcGGGCGCACTAACACACACGCGCTAAATAGCTGAACAGCAGCTGCAATAGTAGTAGCACGTATCCgcagaaacaaaaacgaagaaaacAGGAGACGGAGAAGGAAGTGCGCCTGCAGCTGCGACAATTATCACCCGATTATTTCCCAGCGTGTATTGCGAAATGTGCGCCTTCGTTTTGCTAAATACTTTTGCTTAATTAtatgcacgcacacacacaccaagGCACTTTTCCATAACGAATTTATTCAATGACGCTCTGTACGAATCGCTTACAGTTGTGCTATTTAATAGCGATATTTGTCGGCCTTGATATGCCTCGATGTTTTCCAACTGTGTCGTAGAAGAGTTAtggaataatttaattattatccGTTTTTATTGCGCCGCGAACGCGTCCGTTATGTTGATTCTGCCAGAGTGACCGTGGAACGCAGCCAAATTAATGCTATGAATAAATTTCTcattttcaagtttttttcAACACAGCTTTCTATCgataattttcaatatttatggTATGCATCCACTAAAGTCTTGTTGTGGTataatttgttaatataattGATACGGTTTCTTTTGAAaatactgtttttttttaatcaattgcTTGACAAAATATTGATACTATAACCTTTGGGAGAAGAAACAGAGATGTTCTAAAAGCTATGAGAGAAGAATATATTTTGGTCCATTGAAAACGCTAGTGTGAAGAAACCGAAATGTGACCgtttttttgattaaattcCGACACAGTCTGACCACATCCAGACGCCGAGAAAATACTGccaaaataaaaccaaagtAGGCTTTGCACATCCCTTCGAAAAAAAGACTCCCgacatattttatttcgattgCTCAAACGCCGCCGACGAGCAGAAAAACGCGCGCACATCTACAAGGACAACAATAGGAACTACAGTATAGTACATTTACTTTTTGACCAGTTGTAAGTTTGACCAAATCAAAGCTGCGAAAATGGATGACTCACGCGAAGAAAGCCAGTTCATTGTGGACGACGTGAGCAAGACGATTAAGGAGGCCATCGAGACGACCATCGGTGGGAACGCCTACCAGCACGACAAGGTGAACAACTGGACCGGCCAGGTGGTGGAGAACTGTCTGACGGTCCTCACCAAGGAGCAGAAGCCCTATAAGTACATTGTGACCGCCATGATCATGCAGAAGAACGGCGCAGGACTGCACACCGCCAGCTCCTGCTACTGGAACAACGACACCGACGGATCCTGCACGGTGCGCTGGGAGAACAAGACCATGTATTGCATTGTTTCGGTCTTCGGACTGGCCGTCTAGAGTGGAGGAATTGCAGGACTGGTGGCAGGACTGGAAGGGTTCGCGAGGAGGACGACCCGGGTCTGGACGTCGATAATAGCAACTAACTTATAAGGGGGAGGGATTAACAAGATTGCCgtcgtacacacacacactcacactaaACTACACAATAGGCACACACTTTGATTGGCCATCCTGCAGCAAGGACAAAATTAGTTATGAAGCACTTGAAAACAATGTTGCTTTAATTACCAAGCAACTATTCGTTGCCAGTGTGCGCGCCTGATGTTATTCTCGATTTTCAATCTAAAAacgtaaataaaaaatgtataaacatGTAACGTTTACTATGGTATAAGTTAAGAATTCCAAATGGTTTCAATGGGATTCTCTTTACTTTGGGTGGCTAGAAAAGGCTCGTTTCCATGGCAGTTATAAGCCATTAGTacaaaatcgataaaaattcCCGGcgatttgttaaaataattatttaatggtCTTTGTCTTATTCAGCTACAAGTGATTACATTGATTAGTTTTACCATTTCTAAAACTTATCTTTCTTTAGAATAATAACATTCTATGAACCTTTTTTCTTTCTGGCCTTGcccaaaataacaaaaccaGAAGTAACTGGCTAAAATAAGTGTCGGCCCGCCTGCGATTGTTAAATCGATGGCGGTCGCGGTGTCCTTGAATATACTCCTACTTTTTGCGCTGAAAGCGACGGCCCGACTTTAGAGGCGGAACCTTGCTGGGCAAGCGTAGGCTAAGAATGTCCGAGTTCGATTTTGGTAGAGCGTTTACAATATGGGCGTACTGCTTGATCCGAGCCTTGCTGGTGGCCAAAGCACGGGACAGGACATTAATGTCCACTTCAAACTTCTCACTAATGAGCAGGGACATAACAATAAAGTGTGTTAGGGCCTTCTCACTGCTAAAGTTGGTGCGAGTTCCCTTCTTTGCCACATTGGGATCCGCAAAACGATGACGTATATCATTTTCGATCTTCTCCGTAATACCTGAGAGTTCAACCTTCTGCATTTGACGCGAACGAAGGGAAATTAGCGACTGTAAGGCGTCCATGTAGATGATAAGCTTAATGTTCAAGAAGTCCTGTTTAGATGAAATGGTTTTTTCCTGAATTGTGCCCAAGCATGTCTTTAGGTATTCCGATTTAATGCTGCAGCGAAAGGAATATTAACATGTTTGTTATTTCTGTTACTTATTACTTACGGTAGAGTCTGAACAGGCGTGGAGAATACCACCTTGGCCTCCTCTTCCAGTCGCTCGAGCAGAGAGCTTGGGATCAAATTTTCCACAGCGTAGACCTCGTCTACTTTGGTGGCCTCTTTGTTGAACTTGGGCACAATGCTGGCCAGGTACTTCTCATTGTTGATGCTTACGTCCGCCAGAGTGCTGTCCTCTTCCCCTTCATTCAGCATGGTTGAATTGACCGTTTCGTCCAGATCCTGACGCATTACCTCCACGTTGACCATCATCTGTTCGCGGTTGTCCACAAAGCGGGATGCCTTGCGCCCTCCAAACTCCTTGAGCAGCTTCTTGTTGGCGTGCTCCCGGCTCATGGTGGGAGCCGTTTTCTTCTGGCGCTCCAGTGTCTTGTAAATGTGATTGGACATCAATGCCTGTTGCACTGGCACAATTTTAACTTTGTTGGTGGCTTTGTTCCTAATGCAAATGTAGGTGTCGACTTCCTCGCTATCCTGAATCTCACCCGTGTACACCTGCTCACCCGCCCATACTACAGCCCGCTTTTTGTGATCCACGGTGCTCTCTACCATGCTAAAATCTGCGTTGCCCAAAAGAGATCCATTCTGGAATTTCACTATGGATGGAGAGTGAGATTTTAGGTACTTTCCAGGTTAATGACTAACTATAAAACCTACGAATGGTGGGCAGGTTCCCGTCCCTTTTGTGGTTGCATACGGTctctatttgtattttatctTCCATTGTTAGGACGATATCTTTGAATATTTCTGGCTATTAGAAACAATTCAAATGTTGCACGtgtggaaaataaaacagatGGCATATGAAGGACAAAAGCTAAGTGCTGTGAGAGCCAATGCAAGACAAAATCGAATAGTCGATAAGAATCGATAtatcaaaattttaaaaatatcttacGATAgcgtaaaatataaaatttaaaacatttacttACTTTTGAATATCTTTAACTAATGTATTAAGAAACCGTGGGAAagcaatttaataaataatttttataaggAGGAGGTTAGTGTTTATAAATACTACAGTATTTTCCTACTTAaggaaaaatactttttatttttaaaaaataaaaaaatctttGCTCATACTTAAACAAAGGTTATACTTTATGGACGTCTTGCAGCTTCTGGAGCAAAGGTAAATCCAGAAAATGAAACATGTTTGCTTTTCACAATTTTAACCACTTGCTGAAATATTAGAAATTccattatacatatatag
This genomic stretch from Drosophila yakuba strain Tai18E2 chromosome 3R, Prin_Dyak_Tai18E2_2.1, whole genome shotgun sequence harbors:
- the LOC6535547 gene encoding dynein light chain Tctex-type, with protein sequence MDDSREESQFIVDDVSKTIKEAIETTIGGNAYQHDKVNNWTGQVVENCLTVLTKEQKPYKYIVTAMIMQKNGAGLHTASSCYWNNDTDGSCTVRWENKTMYCIVSVFGLAV
- the LOC6535548 gene encoding uncharacterized protein LOC6535548 — protein: MEDKIQIETVCNHKRDGNLPTILKFQNGSLLGNADFSMVESTVDHKKRAVVWAGEQVYTGEIQDSEEVDTYICIRNKATNKVKIVPVQQALMSNHIYKTLERQKKTAPTMSREHANKKLLKEFGGRKASRFVDNREQMMVNVEVMRQDLDETVNSTMLNEGEEDSTLADVSINNEKYLASIVPKFNKEATKVDEVYAVENLIPSSLLERLEEEAKVVFSTPVQTLPIKSEYLKTCLGTIQEKTISSKQDFLNIKLIIYMDALQSLISLRSRQMQKVELSGITEKIENDIRHRFADPNVAKKGTRTNFSSEKALTHFIVMSLLISEKFEVDINVLSRALATSKARIKQYAHIVNALPKSNSDILSLRLPSKVPPLKSGRRFQRKK